One Pleurocapsa sp. PCC 7327 DNA segment encodes these proteins:
- a CDS encoding 4-hydroxybenzoate solanesyltransferase, whose product MTQSQQLPEPVWLTIFRLLRWNKPEGRLILMIPALWAVFLAAHGTPPLPLVVVIILGSLVTSAAGCVVNDLWDRDIDPEVERTRDRPLASRALSVRVGIVIALIAFACAAVLAFYLNSLSFWLCVAAVPVIICYPLAKRVFPIPQLVLSIAWGFAVLISWSAVTAKLDSATWVLWGATIFWTLGFDTVYAMPDREDDRRVGVSSSALFFGKYAADAVGVFFALTAGSLAYLSLVMRLHWGFWIAWAIAVVGWVGQYIRLSTPEIPNSIYGEIFRQNVWLGFILLSGMILGSI is encoded by the coding sequence ATGACTCAATCTCAACAACTTCCAGAACCAGTTTGGTTAACGATATTTCGACTGCTGCGCTGGAACAAGCCAGAAGGACGGCTCATTTTGATGATTCCTGCGCTGTGGGCGGTATTTTTGGCAGCCCATGGCACTCCGCCACTGCCTTTAGTGGTCGTCATTATCTTAGGCAGTTTAGTTACCAGTGCGGCAGGATGCGTTGTTAACGATTTGTGGGATCGCGATATCGATCCCGAAGTCGAAAGAACTCGCGATCGACCTCTCGCTTCTCGCGCGTTGTCGGTTCGAGTAGGTATTGTTATTGCCTTGATTGCTTTTGCCTGTGCTGCCGTTCTAGCTTTCTATCTCAATTCTCTCAGTTTTTGGCTTTGTGTTGCAGCCGTCCCCGTCATTATCTGCTATCCGCTGGCAAAGCGAGTCTTTCCCATTCCCCAACTGGTTCTTTCCATCGCCTGGGGATTTGCAGTTTTAATTAGTTGGAGTGCGGTAACGGCGAAGCTGGACAGCGCCACCTGGGTGCTTTGGGGAGCAACGATATTTTGGACGCTGGGATTTGATACCGTGTATGCTATGCCAGATCGCGAAGACGATCGCAGAGTTGGCGTAAGCTCTAGCGCTCTCTTTTTCGGCAAGTATGCGGCGGATGCGGTAGGAGTCTTTTTTGCCCTTACAGCCGGTTCGCTGGCTTATCTGAGCCTGGTTATGAGACTCCATTGGGGCTTTTGGATTGCTTGGGCAATAGCAGTCGTTGGCTGGGTTGGACAGTATATTCGCTTGAGTACGCCAGAAATCCCCAATTCGATTTACGGAGAAATTTTCCGTCAAAATGTATGGCTGGGATTTATTTTGCTGTCGGGCATGATTTTGGGTTCGATTTAA
- a CDS encoding Ppx/GppA phosphatase family protein gives MVDSVDKVKTNRTELATPSKTEPTILAAIDIGTNSIHMVVVQIDPILAAFTIIAKEKDTVRLGDRDPKTGNLTPEAMQRAIAALQRCKDLAISKNADHIVAVATSAAREAPNGLEFLQRIESEVGIFVNLISGYEEARRIYLGVLSGMDFQNQPHVIIDIGGGSTELILADSQEPRFLSSTKVGAVRLTREFITTDPISEAEFAYLQAYVRGMLERATDELRFYIKPGEQLRMVGTSGTIETLAIIHALEKQGEVPNPLNGYQISRKDIREMVKRFAAMNCEQRSAIAGMSEKRAEIILAGAIVLQEAMSLLNLETIVICERSLREGVIVDWMLTHGLIDSRMRYQSEIRERSVIKIAHKYQVNLEHCERVANFALSLFDQLQGYLHSWGSEERELLWAAAILHNCGLYISHSAHHKHSYYLIRNAELLGFTEIELELIANIARYHRKSKPRKKHEPYSKLPDNYRKAIKQLSAILRIAVALDRRQIGAIEKFECKYDSEYKTLHLHLFTSNPDDDCALELWNLDYEKGVFEEEYGVRLVATLAVSRAAVS, from the coding sequence ATGGTTGATTCTGTTGATAAGGTTAAAACAAATAGGACGGAGCTGGCTACTCCAAGTAAGACAGAGCCGACTATTCTTGCTGCGATCGATATCGGAACCAATTCTATTCATATGGTAGTGGTGCAGATCGATCCGATATTAGCTGCATTTACGATTATTGCTAAGGAAAAAGATACGGTACGGTTGGGCGATCGCGATCCGAAAACGGGCAACCTCACTCCAGAAGCGATGCAAAGAGCGATCGCGGCGCTACAACGCTGCAAAGATTTAGCCATTAGCAAGAATGCCGACCATATCGTAGCAGTGGCTACCAGCGCCGCCAGAGAAGCTCCTAATGGATTAGAATTTTTACAACGAATTGAATCTGAAGTCGGGATTTTTGTCAATCTCATCTCAGGATACGAGGAAGCGCGACGCATCTATCTCGGTGTTTTGTCGGGGATGGATTTTCAAAACCAGCCACACGTCATTATCGACATTGGTGGCGGTTCGACGGAACTAATCCTGGCTGATAGTCAAGAACCTCGTTTCTTGAGTAGTACTAAAGTCGGAGCCGTTCGTCTAACACGGGAATTCATCACAACCGATCCCATTAGCGAGGCAGAGTTTGCCTATTTGCAAGCTTACGTGCGGGGAATGTTGGAGCGGGCAACGGACGAGTTGCGTTTCTACATCAAACCGGGCGAACAATTGCGTATGGTAGGTACCTCAGGGACGATAGAGACGCTCGCGATTATTCACGCGCTAGAAAAGCAAGGGGAAGTTCCCAATCCCCTCAATGGCTATCAAATAAGCCGCAAAGACATTAGAGAGATGGTCAAGCGTTTTGCGGCGATGAACTGCGAACAACGCTCCGCTATTGCTGGCATGTCGGAAAAACGGGCAGAAATTATCCTAGCGGGCGCGATCGTTTTGCAGGAAGCCATGAGCCTGCTAAATCTGGAGACAATTGTTATTTGCGAGCGATCGCTCAGAGAAGGCGTAATTGTAGACTGGATGCTAACCCACGGCTTAATCGATAGTCGGATGCGCTATCAGAGCGAAATACGCGAGCGCAGCGTCATTAAAATCGCTCACAAATATCAAGTCAATTTAGAGCACTGCGAGCGAGTTGCCAATTTTGCCCTCAGTTTATTCGACCAATTGCAAGGATATCTTCATTCCTGGGGCAGCGAAGAAAGGGAATTACTCTGGGCAGCCGCAATTTTACACAATTGCGGCTTATATATTAGCCATTCAGCCCATCACAAACATTCTTATTATCTAATTCGCAATGCAGAATTATTAGGGTTTACTGAAATAGAACTGGAACTCATCGCGAATATAGCTCGCTATCATCGTAAGAGTAAGCCCAGGAAAAAACACGAACCTTACAGCAAACTGCCCGATAACTATCGCAAAGCCATCAAACAGCTCAGCGCTATCTTACGCATTGCAGTTGCTTTGGATCGCAGGCAAATTGGAGCGATCGAAAAATTCGAGTGCAAGTACGACTCAGAGTATAAAACCCTACATTTACATCTTTTTACCTCAAATCCCGATGATGATTGTGCTTTGGAATTGTGGAATTTAGATTACGAAAAAGGGGTGTTTGAAGAAGAATATGGAGTAAGGCTAGTTGCAACTTTAGCCGTAAGTCGTGCAGCAGTAAGTTAG
- the phaB gene encoding acetoacetyl-CoA reductase PhaB — MLSLGLEDKVIFVTGGNRGIGATVVSLLQQLGAKVAYTYRSSNHYYDGDLPNGALPIEADVTDAAALEAAARRVEEKLGAVYGVVANAGITKDNFYPKLTHDDWDAVIDVNLKGVNHTIKPFISGMYERGEGSLVCVSSISGERGNVGQTNYAATKAAVIGLVKSLAREAARYGVRANVVSPGFIETDMTKGLPDKVKDKVTAEIPFRRFGKPEDVAWAVAFLLSPVASNYVTGEVLRVNGAHHT; from the coding sequence ATGTTATCTCTGGGACTAGAAGACAAAGTAATTTTTGTCACTGGCGGCAATCGAGGCATTGGCGCTACCGTAGTGAGTTTGCTGCAACAGTTGGGAGCCAAGGTAGCTTACACTTATCGCTCTAGCAATCATTATTACGATGGGGATCTTCCCAATGGCGCCCTTCCGATAGAAGCAGATGTCACCGATGCAGCAGCATTAGAGGCAGCCGCTCGACGGGTGGAAGAGAAGTTAGGAGCTGTATATGGGGTAGTCGCCAACGCGGGAATTACTAAAGATAATTTCTATCCCAAATTAACCCATGACGATTGGGATGCAGTGATCGACGTTAACTTGAAGGGAGTCAACCACACAATTAAGCCCTTTATTTCAGGAATGTACGAGCGGGGAGAAGGATCGCTCGTCTGCGTTAGTTCGATTTCAGGAGAAAGGGGCAATGTCGGTCAAACCAACTATGCTGCCACAAAAGCAGCAGTAATCGGTCTTGTCAAGTCTCTAGCCAGAGAAGCAGCCCGCTATGGGGTACGGGCTAACGTAGTGTCTCCTGGATTCATCGAGACTGACATGACTAAGGGACTTCCAGATAAAGTGAAAGACAAAGTTACTGCCGAGATTCCTTTCCGTCGTTTCGGTAAACCAGAGGATGTTGCTTGGGCAGTAGCATTCCTTCTCTCGCCAGTAGCTAGCAACTATGTTACTGGAGAAGTGCTGCGAGTTAATGGTGCCCACCACACCTAA
- a CDS encoding TenA family protein, whose product MLSKELWQSHQELARACLENSFVRGIATGTLEREKFAFYVGQDAFFLEAFARAYSIAAAKAYDWEGFCTFHRLAEGVLEELRLHEDYANQWGVNLREVKPAPATRRYTDFLLATAWGSDVGVTAVAMSPCMRLYAFLGQQLAQNGIPDHQYANWILAYSSPEFEKLAQLLESLCDRYATATDLVRETYRYALLCEEDFFTAAWESKV is encoded by the coding sequence ATGCTTAGTAAAGAATTATGGCAAAGCCATCAAGAATTGGCTCGAGCTTGTCTTGAAAATTCTTTCGTCCGAGGAATTGCGACAGGAACTCTAGAGCGAGAAAAATTTGCGTTTTATGTGGGTCAAGATGCCTTTTTCCTAGAAGCTTTTGCTCGTGCATATAGTATTGCTGCGGCAAAAGCTTATGATTGGGAAGGATTTTGTACCTTTCATCGACTGGCGGAAGGAGTTTTAGAAGAATTGCGCTTGCATGAAGACTATGCAAATCAGTGGGGGGTTAACTTACGAGAAGTTAAGCCGGCTCCTGCCACTCGTCGCTATACAGATTTTTTACTGGCAACGGCTTGGGGCAGCGATGTTGGAGTGACGGCAGTTGCGATGAGTCCTTGCATGCGCCTTTATGCGTTTTTAGGGCAACAACTTGCTCAAAATGGCATTCCCGACCATCAATATGCCAATTGGATTTTAGCTTATAGCTCTCCAGAATTTGAAAAACTAGCCCAGCTATTAGAGAGTTTATGCGATCGCTATGCAACTGCAACCGATTTAGTGCGAGAAACCTATCGCTATGCACTTTTGTGCGAGGAAGATTTTTTTACGGCAGCCTGGGAAAGTAAGGTTTAA
- a CDS encoding pentapeptide repeat-containing protein codes for MKFNLLAITTILSAIGLSIPVRAENLEHLRQLLSTRECSQCELSGAGLVMSNLAGVNLRGANLSGANLSQANLTGADLSGANLAGASLYGANLVGANLAGAILDGTDLRSAYLTNANLIGTKLDTAYVQGAYGIPTYAGSPQQFYGWGLVESKKGNHVAAIEHYNQSLSLDPQFAPAYLARGIANYRLGKQGQAKKDAEMASQLFQKQQNKPGFDASQNFLVTMEAIRQSNQEPEETSGFMRFLQGAASLLLQFLVAF; via the coding sequence ATGAAATTCAATCTCCTTGCTATCACTACAATTTTATCTGCGATCGGGCTATCAATTCCCGTTCGCGCAGAAAATCTAGAACATCTCCGTCAGTTGCTATCTACGAGAGAATGCAGTCAGTGCGAGCTAAGCGGGGCTGGTTTAGTCATGTCCAACCTCGCTGGCGTCAACCTGCGGGGAGCTAACTTGAGTGGGGCAAACCTGAGTCAAGCCAATCTCACTGGAGCGGATCTTAGCGGGGCAAATCTTGCGGGAGCTTCTTTGTATGGCGCCAACCTAGTTGGTGCTAATTTAGCTGGGGCAATTTTAGATGGTACCGATCTCAGAAGTGCCTATCTCACCAATGCCAATTTAATTGGGACGAAACTCGATACCGCTTACGTCCAAGGAGCTTATGGAATTCCTACCTATGCCGGATCTCCACAACAATTTTACGGCTGGGGTTTGGTCGAAAGTAAAAAAGGAAATCACGTAGCCGCGATCGAACATTATAATCAATCCTTATCCCTCGATCCCCAATTTGCACCTGCCTACTTGGCTCGCGGTATTGCCAATTACCGTTTGGGCAAACAAGGACAAGCCAAAAAAGATGCTGAAATGGCTTCTCAACTCTTCCAAAAGCAACAAAATAAACCTGGCTTTGATGCTTCCCAGAATTTTTTGGTAACCATGGAAGCCATTCGTCAGTCGAATCAAGAGCCAGAAGAAACTTCAGGATTCATGAGGTTTCTACAAGGAGCTGCCTCTTTACTTTTGCAATTTCTCGTAGCTTTTTGA
- the grxC gene encoding glutaredoxin 3 produces the protein MAAKVEIYTWSSCPFCIRAKALLGKKGVEFTEYVIDGDEEARALMAERANGRRSLPQIFIDNRHVGGCDDLYALESQGQLDPLLQGNVA, from the coding sequence ATGGCAGCCAAAGTCGAAATTTACACCTGGAGTTCCTGTCCTTTCTGCATTCGTGCCAAAGCTTTGTTAGGTAAGAAAGGCGTCGAGTTTACCGAATACGTTATTGATGGCGATGAGGAAGCTAGAGCCTTAATGGCAGAGCGAGCCAACGGACGCAGAAGTCTACCCCAAATCTTTATCGACAATCGACATGTCGGCGGCTGCGACGATCTATATGCCTTAGAATCGCAAGGTCAACTCGATCCCCTTCTGCAAGGCAACGTTGCATAG
- the gshB gene encoding glutathione synthase, which yields MKLAFIIDPISRLDPGHDTSVALMEAAQTLGHEVWITQVHQLSVIGGTAWATLQKVRLTPVKLANGRWVSDPNWYQLSDGVLTCLEDMDAVFMRTDPPVTMRYLYATYILELINPAKTLVINSPQGLREANEKMYTLQFHQVMPETIVSQDKSIIRQFVEEKKFAVLKPLGGKAGEGILFLDPSDRNFNSIIEVSTQHGREPVMIQQYLPEAKDGDKRIIMLNGEPIGAVNRVPTGSEFRGNMAVGGKVEKTNITEREREICAAVGPKLRDNGLYFVGLDVIGGYLTEVNVTSPTGIREIDRLNNTNLGKQVIQWLEKAIPSP from the coding sequence ATGAAATTAGCATTTATTATCGATCCCATATCTAGACTCGATCCGGGACACGATACTAGCGTGGCACTCATGGAGGCAGCACAAACTCTCGGACACGAAGTTTGGATTACTCAGGTACATCAGTTGAGCGTTATCGGGGGTACGGCTTGGGCAACGCTGCAAAAAGTTCGGCTGACTCCAGTAAAACTGGCGAACGGACGTTGGGTTAGCGATCCCAATTGGTATCAGCTTTCGGATGGGGTGTTGACTTGTCTCGAAGATATGGACGCGGTTTTCATGCGAACCGATCCTCCCGTCACCATGCGCTATCTCTATGCAACGTACATTCTGGAGTTAATTAATCCAGCCAAAACCTTGGTAATTAATTCGCCGCAAGGGTTAAGAGAAGCGAATGAAAAAATGTACACCTTGCAATTTCATCAAGTGATGCCGGAAACGATCGTCAGTCAGGATAAATCGATTATTCGGCAATTTGTAGAGGAGAAAAAATTTGCTGTCCTTAAGCCATTAGGTGGAAAAGCAGGCGAGGGGATTTTATTTTTAGATCCGAGCGATCGCAATTTTAACTCCATCATCGAAGTTAGCACTCAACACGGACGGGAACCCGTCATGATTCAACAATATCTCCCAGAAGCCAAAGATGGAGATAAGCGCATTATCATGCTCAATGGCGAACCCATTGGGGCAGTTAATCGAGTTCCTACGGGTAGCGAGTTTCGCGGCAATATGGCAGTTGGGGGAAAAGTAGAAAAAACAAACATCACAGAAAGAGAACGGGAAATCTGTGCCGCTGTTGGACCTAAGTTGCGAGATAATGGCTTGTATTTTGTTGGATTGGATGTCATTGGCGGCTATTTGACTGAGGTAAATGTGACCAGCCCCACGGGAATTCGAGAGATCGATCGCCTTAACAATACGAATCTAGGCAAACAAGTCATCCAATGGTTAGAGAAGGCAATTCCCAGTCCGTAA
- a CDS encoding ABC transporter ATP-binding protein: MTEPLFCVENLRVAYPSHRATEKIDWAVDDVSFTLNKGEKLGLIGESGCGKSTIGRAAMRLLPPSSRIEGQIKYRGKPVFGLNSVQLRQFRGEVVALVFQDPMTRLDPLMTIGEHCIETLRAHQPQLSRRQAKEKALATLEKVKIPANRWGQYPHEFSGGMRQRVAIALALLLNPNAIVADEPTTSLDVTVASEILQELTRLCNEHEMALLMISHDLAMVGEYCDRIAVMYGGKIVETGSVKSIFHHPQHQYTQSLLKAALHIHLEEKSAVETNDSMPVRELQTHTSHQQPIPLLKVIDLKQYYTLEGNLLEQWLSKEKKVIKAVDEVNFELYPGEILGLVGESGCGKSTLSRTILQLIRPTSGAVEFLGEDLTRLSPQQMRQKRRHIQMVFQDPHACLNPLMTIGESITDPLFIHQLATPAQAKERVERMLKRVGLTPVEDYYYRYPSDLSGGQQQRVAIARALITHPQLLICDEPVSMLDASVQTQVLDLMLELKKEFNLTYLFITHDLWVARFLCDRIAVMNAGKIVELGETEEIFTNPQHPYTQKLLKAAPLLGELR, from the coding sequence ATGACCGAACCCTTATTTTGCGTAGAAAATTTGCGGGTTGCCTATCCCAGCCATCGCGCTACAGAAAAAATTGATTGGGCAGTTGATGATGTCTCGTTTACTCTCAACAAAGGCGAAAAACTTGGACTGATAGGAGAATCGGGATGCGGAAAATCGACGATAGGACGCGCGGCAATGCGCTTGCTGCCTCCTTCATCTCGTATCGAAGGACAGATTAAGTATAGAGGAAAGCCAGTCTTCGGTCTCAATTCCGTGCAATTGCGACAATTTCGGGGAGAGGTAGTTGCGTTAGTCTTTCAAGATCCTATGACGCGCCTCGATCCCCTGATGACGATTGGAGAGCATTGTATCGAAACTCTCAGAGCGCATCAACCTCAATTATCGCGCCGCCAAGCCAAGGAAAAAGCACTTGCAACCCTAGAAAAGGTAAAAATCCCTGCCAATCGCTGGGGGCAGTATCCCCACGAGTTTAGCGGCGGAATGCGTCAAAGAGTCGCGATCGCGCTTGCCTTACTCCTCAATCCTAACGCGATTGTGGCAGACGAACCCACGACTAGCTTAGATGTTACCGTTGCCTCGGAGATCTTGCAGGAACTTACCCGCCTGTGCAACGAGCATGAGATGGCACTTTTAATGATTTCTCACGATTTAGCCATGGTAGGGGAATACTGCGATCGCATTGCCGTAATGTACGGGGGCAAAATTGTCGAAACAGGTTCGGTAAAATCAATTTTCCATCATCCCCAGCATCAATATACCCAGTCTCTCCTAAAAGCCGCCTTGCATATTCATTTAGAGGAGAAGTCAGCCGTAGAGACGAATGACAGTATGCCCGTTCGGGAGTTACAAACTCACACAAGTCACCAACAACCAATCCCGCTATTAAAAGTTATAGATTTAAAGCAATACTATACCTTAGAAGGAAATCTTTTAGAGCAATGGCTTTCAAAAGAAAAAAAGGTTATCAAAGCCGTTGATGAAGTGAATTTTGAGCTATATCCAGGAGAAATCTTGGGATTGGTAGGAGAATCCGGGTGTGGCAAAAGTACGCTATCTCGAACGATTTTACAGTTAATTCGTCCCACTTCTGGAGCGGTAGAGTTTTTGGGAGAAGATTTAACCCGACTTTCCCCCCAACAAATGCGCCAAAAACGCCGTCACATACAAATGGTGTTTCAAGATCCCCATGCTTGTCTCAATCCTTTAATGACCATAGGAGAAAGCATTACCGATCCCTTATTTATCCATCAGTTAGCAACTCCCGCACAAGCCAAAGAGCGAGTAGAAAGAATGCTCAAACGGGTGGGATTAACGCCTGTGGAAGATTATTATTATCGCTATCCTAGCGATTTATCCGGGGGACAACAACAAAGAGTTGCGATCGCCCGCGCGTTAATTACTCATCCTCAGTTACTCATCTGCGACGAACCTGTCAGCATGTTAGATGCTAGCGTCCAGACGCAAGTTTTAGATTTAATGTTAGAGTTAAAGAAAGAATTTAATCTGACTTATCTCTTTATTACTCACGATCTCTGGGTGGCCAGATTTCTGTGCGATCGCATTGCCGTAATGAATGCAGGTAAGATTGTCGAACTCGGCGAGACAGAAGAGATTTTCACCAATCCTCAGCATCCCTACACCCAAAAGTTACTAAAAGCTGCCCCTTTATTGGGAGAGTTACGCTAG
- the patD gene encoding heterocyst frequency control protein PatD: MLPTLHQNAYQKLLTLLRGLREQLDSPNSRVTVIQEKFQQIQQVFQEEVMLLESDELEGTFASHFQSMQTEMHRALRLLGTDILFLRSSKQAATSEQRLAAIRDRVDNSIGFCQAILTFESE, encoded by the coding sequence ATGTTACCAACATTACACCAAAATGCCTATCAAAAATTGTTAACTCTCTTAAGAGGGTTGCGGGAGCAGCTCGATTCTCCTAATTCCAGGGTAACTGTTATACAGGAAAAGTTTCAGCAAATTCAACAAGTCTTCCAAGAAGAGGTTATGCTCTTGGAAAGCGACGAACTAGAGGGAACTTTCGCTTCGCACTTTCAGTCGATGCAAACGGAGATGCACCGAGCGCTACGGCTGTTGGGAACGGATATTCTCTTTTTGAGGTCATCCAAACAAGCAGCCACCTCAGAGCAACGATTAGCAGCGATCCGCGATCGCGTTGATAATTCGATCGGTTTTTGTCAAGCTATCCTGACATTTGAGAGCGAATAA
- a CDS encoding bifunctional (p)ppGpp synthetase/guanosine-3',5'-bis(diphosphate) 3'-pyrophosphohydrolase: protein MNATTITLPNTVNASEASQSLELPDWLQECLIAYKSDPKGDRAEELSLICRAFNFAYELHEGQYRKSGEPYIAHPIAVASLLRDLGGDKAMIAAGFLHDVVEDTDVTLEEIEERFGAEVRQLVEGVTKLSKFNFSSKTERQAENFRRMFLAMAKDIRVIIVKLADRLHNMRTLEHLKPEKQRSIALETREIFAPLANRLGIGRLKWELEDLAFKYLEPEAYRAVQSLVAEKRTDREARLEKVSEMLRERLTSLGINVREIKGRPKHLYGIYQKMQRQQKEFHEIYDIAALRIIVDSKDECYRALAVVHDAFRPIPGRFKDYIGLPKPNRYQSLHTTVVGLNGRPMEVQIRTLEMHHIAEYGIAAHWKYKETGGSSTAQLSQEDEKFTWLRQLLEWQNDLKDAQEYVDNLKDNLFEDDVYVFTPKGDVVALAQGATPVDFAYHIHTEIGHHMKGARINGRWSVLDTPLQNGDIVEIITQKNAHPSLDWLNFVVTPSARNRIRQWYKRSRREENIARGRELLEKELGKSGLEALLKSEPMQVVAERCNYQTVEDLLAALGYGELTSNQVVNRLREITIKAQQAEMEMDEADVLTELTPPTPARHVTSTTSSKSPIAGVEGLLYHIAKCCHPIPGEAIVGVVGRGSRGIAIHRQGCVNAENAPVERLIPVKWNPIDSNGRPQTYPVDIQIEAIDRVGVLKDILSRLSDQNINVRNAGVKTSSGKPALISLSIDIQDRQQLDRTFDRIKNMSDVIDIRRVGQVAPDLVK, encoded by the coding sequence ATGAACGCAACTACCATTACTCTCCCCAATACTGTCAATGCCTCTGAAGCTTCTCAATCCCTAGAGCTTCCCGATTGGCTGCAAGAATGTTTGATTGCCTATAAATCCGATCCTAAAGGCGATCGCGCGGAAGAACTGAGCCTCATTTGTCGCGCCTTTAACTTTGCCTATGAGCTTCACGAAGGGCAATACCGCAAATCGGGAGAACCTTACATCGCCCATCCCATCGCTGTAGCGAGTTTGCTGCGGGACTTGGGGGGAGATAAAGCAATGATTGCGGCAGGATTTCTTCACGATGTCGTCGAAGATACGGACGTGACGCTAGAAGAGATCGAGGAAAGGTTTGGGGCGGAGGTACGCCAGCTAGTAGAAGGGGTCACTAAATTATCGAAATTTAATTTTTCCAGCAAAACCGAACGTCAAGCCGAAAACTTTCGTCGCATGTTCCTGGCGATGGCAAAAGATATTCGCGTCATCATCGTCAAACTAGCGGATCGCCTGCACAACATGCGTACCCTAGAGCATCTCAAACCCGAAAAACAGCGCAGCATTGCTTTAGAAACGCGAGAAATCTTTGCGCCGTTGGCTAACCGTTTGGGGATCGGGCGCTTAAAGTGGGAATTAGAAGATTTAGCCTTTAAGTATTTAGAACCAGAAGCCTATCGGGCAGTTCAATCTCTAGTGGCAGAAAAACGAACCGATCGCGAGGCGAGACTAGAAAAAGTTTCCGAAATGCTGCGAGAGCGCTTGACCAGTTTGGGAATTAACGTTCGAGAAATCAAAGGGCGACCCAAACATCTCTATGGAATCTACCAGAAGATGCAACGTCAGCAGAAGGAATTTCACGAAATTTATGATATCGCCGCGCTGAGAATTATCGTAGACAGCAAAGACGAATGCTATCGCGCGCTAGCAGTCGTTCACGATGCGTTTAGACCCATTCCAGGTCGCTTTAAAGATTACATCGGACTGCCAAAACCTAACCGCTATCAATCGCTGCATACGACGGTTGTCGGGTTAAACGGTCGTCCCATGGAAGTGCAAATTCGGACGCTGGAAATGCACCACATTGCCGAATACGGGATTGCTGCCCACTGGAAATATAAGGAAACCGGAGGTTCCAGTACTGCCCAGCTATCGCAAGAAGATGAGAAATTTACTTGGTTGCGCCAGCTACTGGAGTGGCAAAACGACCTCAAAGACGCTCAGGAATATGTGGACAATCTCAAAGATAATCTGTTTGAAGATGACGTCTACGTTTTTACTCCCAAAGGAGATGTAGTTGCCCTAGCGCAAGGAGCAACGCCAGTCGATTTCGCCTATCATATTCACACTGAAATCGGACATCACATGAAAGGGGCGCGGATTAACGGGCGATGGTCGGTATTGGATACGCCCTTGCAAAATGGCGACATCGTAGAAATTATTACTCAGAAAAACGCTCATCCCAGTTTAGACTGGCTTAACTTCGTCGTTACGCCAAGCGCCCGCAATCGCATTCGTCAATGGTACAAGCGATCGCGCCGAGAAGAAAACATCGCACGCGGGCGGGAATTATTAGAAAAAGAACTGGGCAAAAGCGGTTTAGAAGCTTTGCTCAAATCGGAACCAATGCAAGTGGTTGCCGAACGATGTAACTATCAAACCGTCGAAGACTTGTTGGCGGCACTCGGTTACGGGGAACTTACCTCGAATCAAGTAGTCAACCGATTGCGAGAAATAACCATTAAAGCGCAACAAGCTGAGATGGAGATGGATGAAGCAGACGTACTAACCGAGCTAACCCCGCCAACGCCAGCTCGTCATGTGACTAGCACCACGAGCAGTAAATCTCCGATCGCTGGCGTTGAAGGACTACTGTATCATATCGCTAAATGTTGTCATCCCATTCCCGGCGAAGCGATTGTCGGCGTTGTCGGCCGCGGTTCCAGAGGCATTGCCATTCATCGTCAGGGTTGCGTCAATGCCGAGAACGCGCCAGTAGAGAGGTTAATTCCCGTCAAGTGGAATCCAATCGACAGCAACGGACGACCTCAAACTTATCCGGTCGATATTCAAATTGAAGCGATCGACCGAGTGGGAGTCTTAAAAGATATCCTGTCTCGCTTGAGCGATCAAAATATCAACGTTCGCAATGCTGGCGTAAAAACCAGTAGTGGCAAACCAGCGTTGATTTCTTTAAGTATTGACATTCAGGATCGCCAACAGCTCGATCGCACCTTCGATCGCATTAAAAATATGAGCGACGTTATCGATATCCGTCGAGTCGGTCAAGTAGCTCCCGATCTAGTCAAATAA